In Oryza sativa Japonica Group chromosome 1, ASM3414082v1, the genomic stretch GTATGATGATATGAAGATTGATCACCATCTAATTGTGCAACAGCTAGGTCCAAAGCATCGTTGTTGCTTGGGCTCACTGCAATGCCTGTTGATGCCATGCTCTTGTCAACAATAGTTTCTTTGATATGCACCACAAACTTTAGTAGCGTCTATGGAAGCTGTGAGGGATGTGTTTTTAATTACAATATCTTGGAAGCCATCTCCAGAAATCAAGTACATGAAGAGAAATAGTTGTAAGAACATAGATAAAGGAACTTTGCATTTCGAATTCCAAATATAGTTATTGTGAAATTAATTAaagtagtactccatccgtccaaaaaaaaaaatccaatcctagATATATATCTAGACATACACGTTGTCCAGATACATCCCTAGGATTGGGGGgtttttttgggacaaaggAGTATGTGTTAGGACATCAATCACAATTTTGATTTGATCATTTTAATCACACTACATAAGCACAATATCCTAAATAAATTGAACATAGTGTTGCCACACAAAAAGGCACATCCATAAAAGTAGCTCCCACAAGACCTACAGTGTACTTAAAAGACATAATTTTCCCACATTTAAGTAAAGATTAAAATACACTAGAAGTGCTCCCTAAACTTGTTGCATGGTGCCATGTTGATCCCTTAACTTTGAGAAAAAAGTACACATCCTAATCTTATTAAAATACCAAATACTCCTTCGGATACTGGTGTGGttaccatctctctctctctctctctctctctctctctctctctctctctcccccccccctcctctcaAACTCCATCTTCAAAGTTTCAAAGTTTAGGGACTAGTATGACATCACACAACAACTTTAAGGACCAACAATGTATTTTACTCTACATGTTACCTTCGAATCCATCCTCCATAATAAATgccaaataataataaaaatccaCAGAATATACCCATCAACACATGAATTTGTAAGAAAAGGGGGTTAAGATTTCTAGAAAAGTGgccaataaaataaatgacgtgcatatacatatatagtgtGGCACATAAATGATACTTACCAAAGTGATGGGTATGGATATGTTTAGTTAAACATTGAACTAAGAGTAGTTTAGCCTTCAACCTCTTGATGGAGAATAACTAAAGCAATCAAACATGAGTGAGATTTTTGGGAGCTGAGAGAGGGCAATGATAACAAAGTGGCTAGTCTTGTTTATATAGCTTAAAACTAGGAATAAAGGTGAGTTTAACATTAATTGTTGACATAGGATTTAATTTTTTGTGAGTACAAGATTGCCCCTGCGAGAAGTAGGATTCGTTAAATCACTTTTCCTGCTATGTCCCCAGATCATTTGCACCAAatcttttttgtttgtttctgcAGAATATGAGCTTGGATTTGTCTCTGCAGCATATTATGCATTATGATACTCCATGGATATGATTATTAAGAGTGCAACTATTAATTGTTGCTAGAACTTTGAGCTTCGATGATGGCATGCATGCTCTAAAATGATAGTACCTGCCTTCTTAAATAATTGACACTGAAAATATTTAATTTCAAACCACTTTATTTAGCAAAATATCATAAACAGCTGAAAATATGTTATGTCATCGAAGCGTGCAGCGTCAAAAATTATAATCATACAACTTTCATTTATCGAAGTGAGATGGCAATAAGGCAGTAATCAATAGAGTCAATTACTCCAAAACACAGAGAGGAGATgtgtttatttatatttttatgtcatattttaagtatttttttctgttttcttgcGAATTGGTGAAATGTTTTgctaaacattattttttttattgaatcaAATAGTGAGGTcagggatttttcttttgtgtCCGTCTCTTTAAGCGTGTGTTAGGGCCTTtgggagggaggtggagggggggGGGCTTCGCATGTGTGTGATGGTGTGCATGCGTGGTGGTGTGTAGGCATGTGTGTTTCTTGTAATAGCAAAAACAATTTCACTTATACAAGAGAATAATAGATATGAGATTTTTTAACATGCAAGTTTCAAAAAATATCCTTACAAATACTTTCTTAATTTAAGtattaaaatatgatttgtgCTCATtataaaaaacaatattttccCATTCTACCAAACTATGCTAAGTgttttcatataaaaatatcATGAAACATTATAATTTGATAGTACTGATaatgtttttatataaaaaaatagaatatatagGAAAGGGAATCCACTACACAGGTCCTTATAGAGAACTTaataattttctaaaaagatATTGTGACTATACTTACACAGGTTCTTTTCCTTATCCTCCATGTAAAACAAAAAAACTCAGAAACAACATTGAAACCCCTTGGATGATGAAGATCATATGTCATACTGTCAAATTCCGACATAATTCTTCTAGTGGTTAGATCATTTACTGATGAGAAGCACGACGGTTTGACCGATGGTGCTTGCCACCATCAACAATCGACTCCTGCAACCATGAGCCAAAGGAAAATGCAAAAACAGGAAAATAATCGTATCATCTACTAAGGAAAGCCATTAGTCTCAAGGGAGCAAGTAGAAAAAGAACAAGAGTTGAGAGGAGACGGgggtgaggggagggggaggagagaaaTGTGTTGAGTAGAACACCCACACCCCCTTCCTCTTCAGAGCTGGTTGGCGAGATTACAAAACGTGAAAGGAACTTGTTGGAATGCTTGTCGAGGTACCACACTGAGCAACGCCAAAAAAAGGATGGTCGTATCCACATGTCAACTTGACGGTTTGTATTTGCTTGAACTTCCGAATATGGGCCTTCCATTTTTGATACACTGTACTCCTCCCATAGTATCCAATGCTAAAAAAGTAAATTAATGGGACATATGTAAAGTGGTAAAATTAACATTAAATATGCTCTTAGTAATTTTGGTTTGGTGCAAACGTTATTATGCCACATAAATATTCAAATCTGTGGGTCACAGAGGATCCCCATAGAAGCTTAGAAAGCAAGTGGCAGTTCAGTAAATATAGGAAACATGTGAGGGGAGAATCAACGAAGGTGAGTGGCATTTCACAATATTAAAGCCAAGTTTAGGGGCATGGTGGTATATTAGAGAGAGACATTTCGTCACGAAGTAGATGTCGGtgaaaaaaaggaacaaaacaAAACGAGCCAGCATGACATGCCTATAGTCTTGACGTGGCCTTGTGATAACCTTTGTGATGCAATATACAATAAAAATAGTTGGTAGCTAGGATCACGCTTGAGAAGAGTTTGCCGTATGGTATAAATTGTTGAtatcttcttcttgttgtttcCTTGCACGGGTGGATGCAATGAAAGCTTGCGgcaaagaaaaaggatccatTTTGTGACTAGGATTGTCCCAGAGGGAATGTGACTCTTGTTACCTTTGCTCACAAAAGGTCTTGTGTTTTTTGTTCTCTACATGGAAGGATAGAAAGTTTTCTGGCAGTATGCAACAGCAAGACAGGAGATTTGACCATGTTCTTTGATGAGCCTGAACCGTGGAAGAAATAAGATCATTGTGGCATTTTGCCCTTTTGACAGAAGTGATTTGCTTCTCTTTGCGTTAGCGTCTTAGGATGAAAACTTTTCTAGGAAGTATTCAAAAGAAGTTGTGAGGTGTGACACTATATCCTTTGGATGACTGGATGGCGTAGTGTGTAAGTATATTGTGTGTATAGGAAAATGTGATTCCATTGTTGTGTTGCTCTTTACAAAGTTTATACGTATATATTTTACCTacatttttttgtttgattaaaGAGGATCTAAAGTTCTCCTGGAATCATATATGGAGGTTGGGAGATTCCTGACAGAAATGCAACCAGGCTGTGATGCTGTTCTGTAAAGAAAAGCATTTTTGTGTTTTTCTATCTTTCTGTTTGCTCACATGAGATGATTGAAGTTGCCTACATTGTATTATGCAGCAAGAAATGTGATCATGTTGCGTGCTGAGGCTGGATATTATGGAGAATGTGACTCTGCCGTTGTGTTGATCTGTGGAAATTTCATGTGCATATGTATCCATTTGTTTGCCTACAAGCTAACTACAGAGGAAGAGGAAAGTTTTTCTGAAATTTATGTGGCTCTGTAATGTTCACTATTAAAATAtgtatatttattatatatctGTAAATGTTATTCTTGAACAGTGGCACGAAAATTTGGCCTCCTTGTCATTTTATTTAATGGGAAGATATTATTTCTCCCTGGGATTATCAAACCGAAGTTTGGCCCTATACCATATTCTCACTTAGCCAAGATCCCCCCATTACCTCCTGCCCAttactctcaagtctcaactctCTTAGCTCATCTTGACAAGGACATCAACACATTTacttaagggggtgtttgggagagaggggctaaactttagtccctctctcAAAACCATTAAGTCCCtagtttagcccctctctcaaaACCATAAGTCTAGGGACTTATggttttgtgagagggactaaagtttagcccctctctcccaaacaccccctaagtcATTAATTCTTCACACAAGAATGTCCTGAAGCAAAATAAATATCATTGCATATAGGTCCAATCTGGACAAATGGGTGAAGATCAGTTTGCCCATGCCAATCGTCCAGAATAACTGATAACTGATCAAAACTGCTGATATCATCGTAGATCTCCCAGATCAAAATCAAGTGTTCAACCATGTTTTGCTGTCAACTTGTAGCTCTTCAGAATAACCAGAGCCATCACTTGAAAAATAGTCACATCTCCATCAAGACCCTTCGCTTCCAATGCTGAAATTTGCTGATGCAGATAACTGAAATTTGCTTGCAGTTGTGGGACTAATGGAATTCACAATTTAATAACAGGAAGCAAAAATGCAGTTTCAGATCCAGCCGAACTGAAGACAACAGAGAGCTTGAACGCTCGATCAGCCAACCTGTAAGATATGGGGTGCCATATACACACATTTTACTTTACAAGAGCGTCCTACCCTCCTAATGTTTGTTTAGCAAAGGTACAACATGAAGGCGTTGCCTCGGAGCATACAAAAAAACAGTAAGACATGGCAACGGGATAGATGTTATCCGGCCGCAAAGTGGAGTTGAGTTTCTTTGTTTCTTCTGAATGTTGTGATTGCTTAGCTACAGAGATTTGGTATGCAGGCACCGTCTGGGGTCTGCTGCTCCTTCCAGATCCGGCCGGTGATCCTCAGCTTCAGCTCCTTTCGGTCGCCCCCCGAGAAGAACAGCGCCATGTTCCTCTGGATGATGAGGCCATCATGGCTGTCCCGCACCTTCCGGTGGCTGTCCCGGACACTTCGGGGGGTGCCCTCCCATACCATTTTCCTGCCGTTTGCGCCGACCTCAAGGCTGTAGCTATAGTTCCTTGCCTCATTTTCATCACCCATGAAACGGAGAAAGGCCATATAGACTGGTGCCATCCCAAGCTGGAAGGCCTCAAAGTGCAGGCAGAAGTATTGCCCGAAACAGTGGAAGACCTACTCACAAGACAGCAATTCAATGTTTCAATATTTCTATAATACAATTTCCACAAGATAATCTTATATCTACCACGAAGGTATTATAGTTCAAATAAGAATAACAAGAGCGCCACAGTCTATAGGTACTTACCGTCAGCATCCAGGTGGCATTTTCGACTTCTCGTGGGTTGGACTTGACATATCTATGGTTGAATGTGCAACCACTATGCATATCAACTTTGTGATCATCCCTCAAATGGGCAACAAGATAAGGGATATCACCCACCACAGCACACTCAGAACCAGCATAAGGGCAATTGTATGGTCTAAACATGCACTGCGCTTCATGTTTTATCTTGCTGTAGTATGGGAAGATCTCTGGGCACCCCAAAGAGCAGTACTTACAGGGAAGCTCAAGCGATTCAGCTACTTTCTCCAGGGCCAAACACCTGATATCACCAAGCTCTTGTCTGCATGTAGGGCAACGGTTGTGCACCCTAGCTTTGCAGGTGGAACACAGAGTGTGTCCATTTTGGCACTGCAATGAAATTCAAAGAGATGAGAATCATATCCAAagatcagaagttcagaactacATAATGAGACTCTTCAGGTTTACACCACTAGATCAATCTGACACAACGAATTGGGAAAGGGAGTGTATGGTTAGAATTGCTTATTGAAATTCAGCCCATGTATTCTCTAAGGATCTTCGAATGATCCATTTTTAGGTTAATTAAGTTCTATACTTCTACCCAACATATATACTTCACAAGTACCGTCGTCTTCCTTCCCTTTTATAACTTGTGCTAAAAGGGAAAACTCACCATGGCTAAATGTTAAAGGTActactattttttataaattctgCTAAAGATAAACCGAATGACCTGAAGGCATGATTATTTTGGCAGCTCATTCCAGATTATAATAGATATTAGCCATCTAATTCTAACAGTTGATCATTCGCAAGATTCAACATTCCTGCTTCTTCTTAGGCATCGACTATATGTCAAAAAGGAGCTCTATAATTACTAGAAAAATAATGCAGGAATTGAACAATAATCGGCCGATCGATAAGCTAAGTCAGCAATTCGTGCACGAGAATAACAGAACAGATCACCGAAATTATTCAGGAATACACAACACCAATCGGGAGCCCAGAGAACACCAAGATCCCAGGAAATTCTGAACGACCAACAGGAAGTCTACCCCCCATTGTGCCAGTATCATTGTATCAATGATCGAATTGGATATGATGCTCCAATCACAAGAGGAATCAAATCATGACAGGCATGGCGAAAACGACATTTTCCTCTCTTTGTTTCGCTCTAAAATTCAACCCCGATTCCGAGGCTCCCAAGCCCAGACGCACAcagatccccccccccccccctcttttccGAACCCCCCACGGATCGCATCCCACACGACGCGTATGCGAGCGCGGAATCAAGCGAGAACCTCACCTGGTGGATCGGCGGGTACATGGAGTTGGTGCAGACGGGGCACTCGAGCAGCTCGTGCacgccgctcccggccgccgcgcctccccctccccctcccttggagcacgccgccgcccgcgcggccgccgcggccgccaggAGCGCGCCGTGCGCGTGCAGCGCGAGGCCGACGTCGTCCGCCGCATCCATGGCGCCTacgcccccacccccacccccaccccctccgccgccggcgccggcgccggaggaggaggaggagtccgGCAGCGACAGGCACTCGACGCTGTCCACGTCCATGGCCgcacccgcgcccgcgcccgcaccCCCGCCTGCCACGAACGGGGAGGAATTGGGGGGCACGGCGGGTGGgcaccggggggggggggcggctcCTGCTCCGGCGAGCGGGGGCTTTGTTGTGGCGGTGGCGCGCCGCGGATTGCGGGGGTAAAAAGGGAAACGaaagcgagagggagagggagagagagaagaggggagctTTTGGCTGAGAATAGATGgatggggaggggggggggggattagGTGAGGACGACGACCACCGCGACGCGCTATTATTGCTGGATCCTGGATGCCGTCTCCCCTCGTCTGGGTTgtggtggtggcgccggcgaCACCGATGGACCCCGccgcggcgagcacggcgacgactgcctgactttttttttcttttccgttctTTTGGGTTTTCCGGCGAGTAAATTTTGTGAGTGACTGGACTGACTCCGGCACTGGTTTACCTAGTCATCCGGATGTGATATTGACGTATTGTGATGTGATACGGGTGATACCGACAACATAAATGCGGCCATAATTCCTGGGTTTCCTAGGTGCCTGCCTGGATGGACTACTGTTCCATCTGAaccgctccctccctctcatCAAAAATCAATCTATTACCGAATATGACACAtcttaatactataaatctggacatacatactccctctattctaaaaaaactaaatcTAGGAGGGGATGTGACATTTTCTAGTATAATAAATCGGGACAAAGgactatccagattcattgtaataGATGTCACATACTTGcctaggttaagttttttttaaagacatATGTGTCAAGATTTATTTGTACtataatatgtcacatccagtactatatttgtttttcaTGGGATGGAAGGACTACCTTcgtctaaaaaaaattcaatctaaGGTTGGGGGTTTTttggaagaggggaggagggaatATGTGTAGATTTATTATTATGGAATGGATCAAATTTATTTCAAGTTATAAAATAAGTTTAGATAAAGGTAGTAGTATTCTTTGTGCTTCTTTCACATTTATAGTATAGTGGCTAAtcgaatattatatattttaaaacaaaaaaagtatacgggtttttttttcataaagaaATTTTTACATAAGATAGCTGTTGTACCGATACCAA encodes the following:
- the LOC4327774 gene encoding E3 ubiquitin-protein ligase SINAT5, with translation MDVDSVECLSLPDSSSSSGAGAGGGGGGGGGGGVGAMDAADDVGLALHAHGALLAAAAAARAAACSKGGGGGGAAAGSGVHELLECPVCTNSMYPPIHQCQNGHTLCSTCKARVHNRCPTCRQELGDIRCLALEKVAESLELPCKYCSLGCPEIFPYYSKIKHEAQCMFRPYNCPYAGSECAVVGDIPYLVAHLRDDHKVDMHSGCTFNHRYVKSNPREVENATWMLTVFHCFGQYFCLHFEAFQLGMAPVYMAFLRFMGDENEARNYSYSLEVGANGRKMVWEGTPRSVRDSHRKVRDSHDGLIIQRNMALFFSGGDRKELKLRITGRIWKEQQTPDGACIPNLCS